The Deinococcus wulumuqiensis R12 genome has a window encoding:
- the secA gene encoding preprotein translocase subunit SecA — translation MFRVLNKVFDNNKRDVERIIQTVVKPVGALEEETMRIDDLAGAFMDLRRRVQEGGEPLDSLIVPAFALIREAGRRSIGKRHYDTQLIGGAALHQGRIAEMRTGEGKTLVATLALAFNALEGKGCHLVTVNDYLARVGMEEMGLLYRTLGLTVGLANRELSPAEKQAAYACDITYVTNSELGFDYLRDNMAQSREALVLRADTPLHFAIVDEVDSILIDEARTPLIISGAAEKATDLYYVFAKLVRRLQKGEPAEPGVRSEPTGDYTIEEKSKAVHLTEAGITKIERLLSLKDLYSPENMDKAHMITQAIRARELYHREKDYIVNAEGEVVIVDEFTGRSMPGRRYGEGLHQAIEAKEGVKIENENQTLATITYQNFFRLYDKFAGMTGTAKTEEKEFLDIYGSDVLVIPTNKPVIRVDSDDLIYRTRMGKYAAVVQEVQQMHASGRPILIGTASIETSEQLSALLQQAGVQHAVLNAKFEAQEASIIAQAGRSGTVTIATNMAGRGTDIMLGGNAEYIIGESIESQLGVSRYAPEVEGFIKAISREDPDTERLGMQIPGITPDFIRQAQELHRATVEDRQRVRDLGGLHIIGTERHESRRIDNQLRGRAGRQGDPGSSRFYVSFEDDLMRLFANDRVVGMMDRLGMDDSQPIEAKMVTGAIEKAQARVEDRNFGIRKQLLEFDNVMSKQRDEIYAQRREVLLGPDEDIEETTEGMIGDFVDTQLATYVPIEASPEHWDLDGLRTALVDAVPVLETFDFDGLRGLSPAEVQDRLLTAVADAFDQRKEELGPTMMNSLSRYVLLQVVDQHWKEHLHGMDVLRQGIGLRGYGQRDPFTEYKFEATNMFNEMIDNLKADVTKFVFRMQFGGQ, via the coding sequence ATGTTTCGTGTCCTGAACAAAGTGTTCGACAACAATAAACGCGATGTCGAACGCATTATCCAAACGGTGGTGAAGCCGGTCGGTGCGCTGGAGGAAGAAACGATGCGCATCGACGACCTCGCCGGAGCCTTCATGGACCTGCGCCGCCGCGTGCAGGAGGGGGGCGAACCCCTCGACAGCCTCATCGTGCCCGCCTTCGCCCTCATTCGTGAAGCGGGGCGCCGCTCCATCGGCAAGCGCCACTACGACACCCAGCTCATCGGCGGGGCCGCGCTGCACCAGGGCCGCATCGCCGAAATGCGCACCGGCGAAGGCAAGACGCTGGTGGCGACCCTGGCGCTGGCCTTCAACGCGCTCGAAGGCAAAGGCTGCCACCTCGTCACCGTCAACGACTACCTCGCCCGCGTGGGCATGGAGGAAATGGGGCTGCTCTACCGCACGCTCGGTCTGACGGTGGGCCTCGCCAACCGCGAGCTGTCGCCCGCAGAAAAGCAGGCCGCCTACGCCTGTGACATCACCTACGTCACCAACTCCGAACTCGGCTTCGACTACCTGCGCGACAACATGGCCCAGAGCCGCGAAGCGCTGGTGCTGCGGGCCGACACGCCGCTGCACTTCGCCATCGTGGACGAGGTGGACTCGATCCTGATCGACGAGGCGCGTACCCCCCTGATCATCTCGGGCGCGGCGGAAAAAGCCACCGACCTCTACTACGTGTTCGCCAAGCTCGTCCGCCGCCTGCAAAAAGGCGAACCCGCCGAACCCGGCGTCCGCAGCGAGCCGACGGGCGACTACACCATCGAGGAAAAGAGCAAGGCCGTTCACCTCACCGAAGCGGGCATCACCAAAATCGAGCGGCTGCTGTCGCTGAAAGACCTCTACAGCCCCGAAAACATGGACAAGGCCCACATGATCACCCAGGCCATCCGTGCCCGCGAGCTGTACCACCGCGAAAAGGACTACATCGTCAACGCGGAGGGCGAAGTGGTCATCGTGGACGAGTTCACGGGCCGCTCCATGCCGGGCCGCCGCTACGGTGAAGGGCTGCACCAGGCCATCGAGGCCAAAGAAGGCGTCAAGATCGAGAACGAGAACCAGACGCTCGCCACCATCACCTACCAGAACTTTTTCCGCCTGTACGACAAGTTCGCCGGGATGACCGGCACCGCCAAGACCGAAGAAAAGGAATTCCTCGACATCTACGGCAGCGACGTTCTGGTGATTCCCACCAACAAGCCGGTGATTCGCGTGGACAGCGACGACCTGATCTACCGCACCCGCATGGGCAAATACGCGGCGGTGGTGCAGGAAGTGCAGCAGATGCACGCCAGCGGGCGGCCCATCCTGATCGGCACGGCGAGCATCGAGACGAGCGAGCAGCTCAGCGCCCTCCTTCAGCAGGCCGGGGTGCAGCACGCCGTTCTGAACGCCAAATTCGAGGCGCAGGAGGCCAGCATCATCGCGCAGGCGGGGCGCAGCGGCACCGTGACCATCGCCACCAACATGGCCGGGCGCGGCACCGACATCATGCTGGGCGGCAACGCCGAATACATCATCGGGGAAAGCATCGAATCTCAGCTCGGCGTCAGCCGCTACGCGCCCGAGGTCGAAGGGTTCATCAAGGCCATCAGCCGCGAAGACCCCGACACCGAGCGTCTGGGCATGCAGATTCCCGGCATCACCCCCGACTTTATCCGGCAGGCGCAGGAACTCCACCGCGCCACCGTCGAAGACCGCCAGCGCGTGCGCGACCTTGGCGGACTGCACATCATCGGCACCGAGAGGCACGAGTCGCGCCGCATCGACAACCAGCTGCGCGGGCGTGCCGGGCGTCAGGGCGACCCCGGCAGCAGCCGCTTTTACGTCAGCTTCGAGGACGACCTGATGCGCCTCTTTGCCAACGACCGCGTGGTGGGCATGATGGACCGTCTGGGCATGGACGACAGCCAGCCCATCGAGGCCAAGATGGTCACGGGCGCGATTGAAAAGGCGCAGGCCCGCGTGGAAGACCGCAACTTCGGTATCCGCAAACAGCTGCTCGAATTCGACAACGTGATGAGCAAGCAGCGCGACGAAATCTACGCCCAGCGCCGCGAAGTGCTGCTCGGGCCGGACGAGGACATCGAGGAAACCACCGAAGGCATGATCGGGGACTTCGTGGACACCCAGCTCGCCACCTACGTGCCCATCGAGGCCAGCCCCGAACACTGGGACCTCGACGGTCTGCGCACCGCCCTGGTGGACGCCGTGCCCGTGCTGGAGACCTTCGATTTCGACGGTCTGCGCGGCCTTTCGCCCGCCGAGGTGCAGGACCGGCTGCTCACGGCGGTGGCCGACGCCTTCGACCAGCGCAAGGAAGAACTCGGCCCGACCATGATGAACAGCCTCTCGCGCTACGTGCTGCTGCAAGTCGTGGACCAGCACTGGAAGGAGCACCTGCACGGCATGGACGTGCTCAGGCAGGGCATCGGCCTGCGCGGATACGGTCAGCGCGACCCCTTCACCGAGTACAAGTTCGAGGCCACCAACATGTTCAACGAGATGATCGACAACCTCAAGGCGGACGTGACCAAGTTCGTGTTCCGGATGCAGTTCGGCGGGCAGTAG
- a CDS encoding helix-turn-helix domain-containing protein, producing MSKDLTPKEVSRQLGVTHSAVTQWLRLGKLQGHRIGGRWRVTVAALEAFLLAGMHA from the coding sequence ATGAGTAAAGATCTCACCCCCAAAGAAGTCAGTCGGCAGCTCGGCGTCACTCACTCGGCGGTCACCCAGTGGCTGCGTCTCGGCAAGCTCCAGGGCCACCGTATCGGCGGTCGCTGGCGCGTGACTGTGGCCGCGCTCGAAGCCTTCCTGCTGGCTGGGATGCATGCCTAG
- a CDS encoding RNA methyltransferase encodes MSLAVVLVSPKTPGNIGSAARAMLNMGASDLRIVAPRCDHLDPQAVAMAVHAEGLLRSAQIFPTLREALADRDLSVGTSARLRADLPAPRHPALVRPLVREAAAPALVFGPEETGLINSDLEQCQVTVRIPTGDYASLNLAQAVLLVCYEFLQGQDDVPEHSRKVATREEMEAMYGHLQGTMHLIGYTDAVRARHTMRLWRAMLDRALMSSAESRLFRGFLRQVKWKVEQGEGGEGRAEGEE; translated from the coding sequence ATGTCTCTCGCTGTCGTTCTCGTGTCGCCCAAAACGCCGGGCAACATCGGCTCCGCCGCCCGCGCCATGCTCAACATGGGGGCCAGCGACCTGCGCATCGTCGCGCCGCGCTGCGACCACCTCGACCCGCAGGCGGTGGCGATGGCGGTCCACGCCGAAGGGTTGCTGCGCTCGGCCCAGATTTTCCCCACCCTGCGCGAGGCCCTGGCCGACCGCGACCTCAGCGTGGGCACCTCGGCCCGCCTCCGCGCCGACCTGCCTGCCCCCCGGCACCCGGCGCTGGTGCGTCCGCTGGTGCGTGAGGCGGCGGCCCCGGCGCTGGTGTTCGGCCCGGAAGAAACCGGCCTCATCAACTCCGATCTGGAGCAGTGTCAGGTCACGGTGCGGATTCCCACCGGCGACTACGCCAGCCTCAACCTCGCGCAGGCGGTGCTGCTGGTGTGCTATGAGTTCTTGCAGGGTCAGGACGACGTGCCCGAGCACAGCCGCAAGGTGGCGACCCGCGAGGAAATGGAAGCGATGTACGGCCACCTGCAGGGCACCATGCACCTGATCGGCTACACCGACGCGGTGCGGGCGCGGCACACGATGCGGCTGTGGCGGGCGATGCTCGACCGCGCCCTGATGAGCAGCGCCGAGAGTCGCCTGTTTCGCGGCTTTCTGCGGCAGGTGAAGTGGAAGGTGGAGCAGGGGGAGGGCGGAGAGGGGAGGGCAGAGGGCGAAGAGTAA